A genomic segment from Sparus aurata chromosome 10, fSpaAur1.1, whole genome shotgun sequence encodes:
- the LOC115588969 gene encoding ependymin-1-like, protein MKVIVALACILACCLAQEPHPCRTPPLLTGALTVSTQNEKLWAYANYEYDALGRRLRLTEIANYENKTLHIDLLMLYREAAMYEIDTKTRTCKKMPLKDDFHPWEIPKSAYLVGQAILGSSSGPGQGLLVNTWIGDLPEGRGKFVSTVTEFGCIPISTMYHTDQFGLMVTSLFNNVIGITDPSKLDLPDFCQSAEIKTGSEEEPQSFLTFFH, encoded by the exons ATGAAAGTCATAGTGGCATTAGCTTGCATTCTGGCATGCTGTCTGGCCCAGGAACCTCACCCATGCA GAACTCCTCCTCTTCTGACCGGGGCACTCACCGTG TCCACACAGAATGAAAAGCTGTGGGCCTACGCCAACTATGAGTATGATGCACTCGGAAGGCGCCTGCGACTCACCGAGATTGCCAACTACGAGAATAAGACACTCCACATTGATTTACTTATGCTCTACAGAGAG GCTGCCATGTATGAGATTGACACCAAAACTCGTACATGCAAGAAAATGCCTCTGAAAGATGACTTCCATCCTTGGGAAATCCCCAAAAGTGCATATCTGGTGGGCCAGGCTATTCTGGGCAGCTCTTCTGGACCTGGACAGGGACTTCTGGTCAATACTTGGATAGGAGATCTGCCGGAAGGAAGAG GGAAGTTTGTGAGCACAGTCACTGAATTTGGATGCATTCCTATCAGCACAATGTACCACACTGACCAGTTTGGATTGATGGTGACAAG CCTCTTCAACAACGTCATTGGGATCACAGACCCCAGTAAGCTCGACCTTCCAGACTTTTGCCAGAGCGCAGAGATCAAGACCGGCAGTGAAGAGGAGCCACAAAGCTTCCTCACGTTTTTCCATTAG
- the LOC115588959 gene encoding uncharacterized protein LOC115588959 → MKNFTLIAALTLCSFSWISASVSQSQTVEAQHGEEVTLQCNNIYNNGAVIFWFRLVDRTEVSCVSVKIYDNEAKYCEGFQNGKFKMRSSNNTVSIKIGFVTKSDAGLYFCGFYTNGIPTFSFLRLNVKGSNEPHDDEDSKGECDGIAKLTSVILSSLTGVLLLVIIGLAVKNSKLQKAVKEDKKREKRELEDAALSFYPTPVRSRRPASAREVETQVIYTASRQTQRGSELN, encoded by the exons ATGAAGAACTTCACCTTGATAGCTGCTTTGACTCTCTGCAGCTTTA gcTGGATCTCTGCCTCAGTCTCTCAGTCTCAGACTGTGGAGGCTCAGCATGGTGAAGAAGTCACACTGCAGTGCAACAACATCTACAACAATGGTGCGGTGATATTCTGGTTCAGACTGGTCGACAGAACCGAGGTCAGCTGTGTCTCTGTCAAGATCTATGACAATGAAGCTAAATACTGCGAAGGATTTCAAAATGGGAAATTTAAAATGAGAAGCAGCAACAACACCGTCTCTATCAAAATCGGTTTTGTGACTAAATCTGATGCTGGACTGTATTTCTGTGGATTCTACACTAATGGAATTCCAACTTTCAGTTTTCTACGTTTAAATGTCAAAG gCAGCAATGAGCCACATGATGACGAGGACAGCAAAG GAGAGTGTGACGGAATAGCAAAGCTGACGAGTGTGATCCTGAGTTCTTTGACTGGTGTCCTTCTGCTGGTCATCATCGGTCTGGCTGttaaaaacagtaaacttcAGAAAG CTGTTAAGGAAgacaagaaaagagagaaaagagag CTGGAGGATGCAGCCCTGAGTTTTTACCCAACGCCAGTACGAAGCAGGAGGCCTGCATCAGCGAGAGAAGTGGAGACTCAAGTCATTTATACTGCCAGTAGACAGACTCAGAGGGGTTCAGAGTTGAACTGA